In the Gossypium arboreum isolate Shixiya-1 chromosome 10, ASM2569848v2, whole genome shotgun sequence genome, one interval contains:
- the LOC108489489 gene encoding fasciclin-like arabinogalactan protein 15, with product MAFMFFNSLLLLLLLLQISCSRFSLALQENSSATVRSGQINSNSVLVALLDSHYTELAELVEKALLLQTLEETVGKHNITIFAPKNEALERDLDPEFKRFLLEPGNLKSLQTLLLYHIVPARIDRHSWPKSTSALTHHFTLSNERVELSGDDSSGEKFIGSAKVISSNAVDRPDGVIHGIEQLLIPRSVQQDFNNRRSLRSISAVKPEGAPEVDPRTHRLKKPAPPVKPGAPPVLPIYDAMAPGPSLAPAPAPGPGGPHHHFNGMRQVKDFIQTLIQYGGYNEMADILVNLTSLATEMGRLVSEGYVLTVLAPNDEAMAKLTTDQLSEPGAPEQIIYYHIIPEYQTEESMYNAVRRFGKVSYDTLRLPHKVLAQEADGSVRFGHSDGSAYLFDPDIYTDGRISVQGIDGVLFPLEEKAKEEKKTIKVATVKPRRGKLLEAACRMLVAIGQDSRFTSCRL from the exons ATGTTCTTCaactctcttcttcttcttcttcttcttcttcaaatctCATGTTCTAGATTCTCATTGGCATTGCAAGAGAACTCATCAGCCACGGTCCGCTCGGGTCAGATCAATTCCAACTCAGTCCTGGTGGCTTTGTTAGACTCGCATTACACTGAGCTTGCCGAGTTGGTGGAGAAAGCTTTGTTGTTGCAGACCCTTGAGGAAACTGTCGGAAAACACAATATCACCATTTTCGCTCCTAAAAATGAAGCTCTTGAGCGGGATCTCGACCCTGAGTTCAAGCGGTTTTTGCTTGAACCTGGTAATCTCAAGTCCCTCCAAACTCTCTTGCTTTACCACATTGTGCCTGCTAGGATCGATCGTCATTCATGGCCCAAATCGACTTCGGCGTTAACCCATCATTTTACTTTATCAAATGAACGAGTTGAACTCTCCGGCGACGATTCCTCAGGTGAAAAGTTCATTGGTTCGGCCAAAGTAATTTCCTCCAACGCTGTTGACCGTCCCGATGGTGTCATCCACGGCATCGAACAACTATTGATCCCTCGATCGGTGCAACAAGATTTCAACAATCGTAGAAGCCTGCGCTCAATCTCCGCCGTCAAACCAGAAGGAGCTCCGGAAGTTGACCCCAGAACCCACCGCTTGAAAAAACCAGCACCCCCGGTCAAGCCCGGAGCTCCACCCGTCCTCCCAATCTACGACGCAATGGCTCCAGGCCCATCGCTAGCTCCGGCACCAGCTCCCGGACCCGGCGGACCTCACCATCATTTCAACGGAATGAGGCAAGTCAAAGATTTCATCCAAACTCTGATACAATACGGAGGGTACAATGAAATGGCGGACATTTTAGTGAACTTAACATCGTTAGCCACCGAAATGGGACGTCTGGTTTCCGAAGGTTATGTTTTAACCGTTTTAGCACCCAACGACGAGGCAATGGCGAAGCTAACGACGGACCAGTTGAGCGAACCAGGCGCGCCGGAGCAAATCATATATTACCATATAATCCCAGAGTACCAGACGGAGGAAAGTATGTACAATGCGGTGAGGAGATTTGGGAAAGTGTCGTACGATACATTGAGGTTGCCGCATAAAGTGTTGGCTCAAGAAGCTGATGGGTCTGTTAGATTTGGGCACAGCGATGGATCTGCGTATTTGTTCGATCCCGACATTTATACCGACGGAAGGATCTCCGTTCAGGGTATTGACGGCGTCCTTTTCCCGCTGGAAGAGAAAgcaaaggaagaaaagaaaaccaTCAAAGTTGCCACTGTGAAACCCAGAAGAG GGAAGTTGCTTGAGGCTGCATGCCGAATGCTTGTGGCTATTGGACAAGATTCACGTTTCACCTCTTGCCGACTATGA
- the LOC108487125 gene encoding mitochondrial succinate-fumarate transporter 1-like, with translation MKDFQANKNPQAESKKTTIPPYMKAISGSFGGIVEACCLQPIDVIKTRLQLDRMGNYKGIVHCGATVSSTEGVRALWKGLTPFATHLTLKYALRMGSNAMLQSAFKDSDTGTLSNKARFLSGFGAGVLEALVIVTPFEVVKIRLQQQRGLSRELLKYKGPIHCAHTIIREEGLFGLWAGAAPTVMRNGTNQAAMFTAKNAFDVVLWKKHEGDGKVLQPWQSMISGFLAGTAGPVCTGPFDVVKTRLMAQSRDGGEVKYKGMVHAIRTIYAEEGLRALWKGLLPRLMRIPPGQAIMWAVADQIIGLYERRYFHSAAL, from the exons ATGAAAGATTTCCAAGCAAACAAAAATCCCCAAGCGGAATCCAAGAAGACGACGATACCGCCTTACATGAAAGCCATTTCAGGCTCCTTCGGCGGTATCGTAGAAGCCTGTTGTTTGCAACCCATCGATGTCATCAAAACCAGGTTGCAATTGGACAGGATGGGGAATTACAAAGGGATCGTTCACTGCGGCGCCACCGTGTCTAGCACCGAAGGGGTGCGGGCTCTTTGGAAAGGATTAACGCCCTTCGCTACTCACCTCACGCTTAAGTACGCGCTCCGGATGGGATCCAACGCCATGTTGCAGAGCGCGTTCAAAGACTCGGATACTGGCACCTTGAGTAACAAAGCGAGGTTTTTATCTGGGTTCGGTGCTGGGGTTCTTGAGGCGCTTGTTATCGTTACTCCCTTTGAG GTGGTGAAAATTAGACTGCAGCAACAGAGAGGACTAAGTCGAGAGCTTCTAAAGTACAAAGGTCCCATACATTGTGCTCATACAATCATCCGAGAAGAAGGCCTTTTTGGGCTGTGGGCAGGAGCTGCCCCAACCGTTATGCGTAATGGGACAAACCAAGCTGCAATGTTTACAGCCAAAAATGCTTTTGATGTAGTATTATGGAAGAAACATGAAGGCGACGGGAAAGTCCTCCAACCATGGCAGTCTATGATATCAGGTTTCCTTGCGGGAACAGCTGGTCCAGTATGTACTGGTCCCTTCGATGTCGTCAAAACTAGGTTGATGGCTCAAAGTCGAGATGGAGGTGAGGTGAAGTATAAGGGCATGGTCCATGCTATCCGAACAATATATGCCGAGGAAGGACTTCGTGCTTTGTGGAAAGGACTGCTGCCTCGGCTCATGAGGATACCACCTGGCCAGGCCATAATGTGGGCTGTTGCTGACCAAATAATTGGTCTTTATGAGAGGAGATACTTTCATAGTGCAGCTCTATAA